A region from the Spirochaeta thermophila DSM 6192 genome encodes:
- a CDS encoding bifunctional anthranilate synthase component II/anthranilate phosphoribosyltransferase, with protein MYLLIDNYDSFTYNIYQYLCELTGEPVRVVRNDEITVEEVEEFRPEGIIISPGPGRPEDAGISLEVIRRFAGRVPILGVCLGHQCIGQAFGARIVQAKRIMHGKTDTVHLDGRGIFRMLPRTLTCVRYHSLVIDEESLPPEFEVTARSSDGEIMGIRHKEWVLEGVQFHPESIATEEGKRMLANFLSYKREPFDYRGFLGRLLEGEDASREEAEEFMDELTSGNLTPAQIAGVLVALNAKGFAPQEVAGCAAVLRRKAVPFPARGEFLDTCGTGGDGLGTFNISSCAALVAAACGVPVAKHGNRAVSSKSGSADFYGALGIPVDLGPDEAARMLREEGFVFLFAPRYHGAMKYAAGPRRDLGIKTIMNFVGPLSNPAGAKYQLVGVFSRDYLELMAEAALQLGVRRVMAVHGEDGQDEVSVTGRTFYVYLDAEGRREEGVFEPEELGVGRHPLEEVLGGTPEENVEEARRLFAGEGRPAIRDAVAANAGVALYVAGAAGSPQEGVRMALDVLSSGRVRELVERLASYGKERV; from the coding sequence ATGTACCTTCTCATCGATAACTACGATTCGTTCACCTACAACATCTATCAGTACCTCTGTGAGCTCACGGGCGAGCCGGTGAGGGTGGTGCGGAACGACGAGATCACGGTGGAAGAGGTGGAGGAGTTTCGGCCCGAGGGGATCATCATCTCGCCCGGTCCGGGGCGGCCCGAGGATGCGGGGATCTCCCTGGAGGTGATCCGCCGGTTCGCCGGGAGGGTGCCCATCCTGGGGGTGTGCCTGGGGCACCAGTGCATCGGCCAGGCCTTCGGTGCGCGGATCGTGCAGGCAAAACGCATCATGCACGGCAAGACCGACACCGTGCACCTGGACGGGAGGGGGATCTTCAGGATGCTTCCCAGGACGCTCACCTGTGTCCGCTATCACTCTCTGGTGATCGACGAGGAGAGTCTCCCCCCCGAGTTCGAGGTGACGGCCCGAAGCTCCGACGGCGAGATCATGGGGATTCGGCACAAGGAGTGGGTCCTGGAGGGGGTGCAGTTCCATCCCGAGTCGATCGCCACCGAGGAGGGAAAGCGTATGCTCGCCAATTTCCTCTCCTACAAGCGCGAGCCGTTCGACTACCGTGGGTTTCTGGGCAGGCTCCTCGAGGGTGAGGATGCCTCCCGGGAGGAGGCCGAGGAGTTCATGGATGAGCTCACGAGCGGGAATCTCACGCCTGCGCAGATCGCAGGGGTGCTGGTGGCCCTCAATGCCAAGGGATTTGCCCCGCAGGAGGTGGCGGGCTGTGCGGCGGTGCTGAGGCGAAAGGCGGTCCCGTTTCCTGCGCGGGGCGAGTTCCTCGATACGTGCGGTACGGGGGGGGATGGGCTCGGTACGTTCAATATCTCCTCGTGTGCGGCTCTGGTGGCGGCTGCGTGTGGGGTGCCGGTGGCGAAACACGGGAACCGGGCGGTGAGCTCGAAGTCTGGGAGTGCGGATTTCTATGGAGCGCTGGGGATCCCGGTAGACCTCGGCCCCGATGAGGCGGCCAGGATGCTTAGAGAGGAGGGGTTTGTCTTCCTCTTTGCCCCGCGGTACCACGGCGCCATGAAGTATGCGGCAGGGCCCAGGAGGGATCTGGGAATCAAGACCATCATGAACTTCGTGGGTCCGCTTTCGAATCCGGCGGGCGCGAAGTACCAGCTGGTGGGCGTGTTCTCGCGGGACTACCTCGAGCTCATGGCCGAGGCGGCGCTCCAGCTGGGGGTGAGGCGGGTGATGGCGGTGCACGGGGAGGACGGGCAGGACGAGGTCTCGGTGACCGGTCGCACGTTCTATGTGTACCTGGATGCGGAGGGGAGGAGGGAGGAGGGGGTCTTCGAGCCGGAGGAGCTTGGGGTGGGGCGCCACCCGCTCGAGGAGGTGCTCGGCGGGACGCCTGAGGAGAACGTGGAGGAGGCGCGGCGGCTCTTTGCGGGTGAGGGGAGGCCTGCGATCCGGGATGCAGTGGCGGCGAATGCGGGCGTGGCCCTCTACGTGGCAGGGGCGGCGGGGAGTCCGCAGGAGGGGGTGCGGATGGCGCTCGATGTGCTCTCCTCGGGGAGGGTGAGGGAGCTGGTGGAGCGGCTCGCCTCCTACGGGAAGGAGCGGGTATGA
- the trpA gene encoding tryptophan synthase subunit alpha, whose product MSARIMAHMVSFFPDEARSREVAQALVEGGAWALEVQFPFSDPTADGPAIQEACTRALEAGFTVEKGFRFLEWLKGRWPDLPVFLMCYGSIPVRKGVEAFVARCADLGLEGLIVPDLPPDYDEGLYGAGARHGVPVVPVVIPQIRGERLSRILSLSPAYVYAALRKGITGYHTEIGEENLSLLGTLEAAGTRTLAGFGIDSPEQVALLAPHVHAVVVGSAFVRVIASCSGSPAAPLKAKIRELLCSEEGEPSRVDGI is encoded by the coding sequence ATGAGTGCACGCATCATGGCCCACATGGTCTCGTTCTTCCCGGACGAGGCACGTTCCAGGGAGGTGGCACAGGCTCTCGTGGAGGGCGGTGCCTGGGCCCTCGAGGTCCAGTTCCCTTTCTCGGATCCCACGGCAGATGGACCGGCCATCCAGGAGGCCTGCACGCGGGCTTTGGAGGCGGGTTTCACCGTGGAGAAGGGGTTCCGGTTCCTCGAATGGCTGAAGGGACGGTGGCCCGATCTCCCGGTCTTCCTCATGTGTTATGGGAGTATCCCGGTGCGAAAGGGGGTAGAGGCGTTTGTAGCCCGGTGTGCAGATCTCGGACTCGAGGGCCTCATCGTTCCCGACCTTCCTCCTGACTACGACGAAGGCCTCTACGGTGCCGGAGCCCGTCATGGGGTCCCGGTGGTGCCGGTGGTGATTCCGCAGATTCGAGGTGAACGACTTTCCCGTATCCTCTCCCTTTCCCCTGCCTATGTGTATGCGGCCCTCAGGAAGGGCATCACCGGGTATCACACCGAGATCGGCGAGGAGAACCTCTCCTTGCTCGGCACGCTCGAGGCCGCAGGGACGAGGACGCTCGCTGGGTTCGGCATCGATTCGCCCGAGCAGGTGGCCCTCCTCGCACCCCACGTCCACGCGGTGGTGGTGGGATCGGCGTTTGTCCGGGTGATCGCCTCATGCAGCGGGAGCCCTGCGGCTCCCCTCAAGGCGAAGATACGGGAACTCCTCTGCTCAGAGGAGGGGGAACCGTCGAGAGTAGACGGTATATAA
- a CDS encoding bifunctional indole-3-glycerol phosphate synthase/phosphoribosylanthranilate isomerase, with amino-acid sequence MRSGVSGDILDRIVEERRRRVAEEGPAQGVRIPAWREVPLVPLVQEPCVIAEFKRRSPSRGAICDEADPVVQVGAYVAQGVRAVSVLTEEAYFGGSLADLMRVKERFPHLAVLRKDFLLSEEDVEVSYRAGADAVLLIARVLPQDRLGRMLDLTGRCGMTALVEVHTPEDVEKVRRFEPPLVGINARDLATFRVDLLHPVRLRGLVDWDARVVFESGLWTRAHGYVAGSSGAWGVLVGEAVMREQGRVREIMEGLAAGKRDWVRGRRFWSGLPAGRTLVKVCGLTREEDVALADRLGADLLGFILAPSPRQVDRSFLERIGPVRARRVGVVVGEQGGGLEEAVRLVEEGLLDGIQCHGEEDPEVVGSLCVPWYKAVRVRERGDLEGGERYGAVRVLLDARVEGVCGGTGVRVPEEVVEEAARRGPVWLAGGLGPGNVGEVVRRFRPELVDASSGLEAAPGVKDREKLERFFREIRDAEGV; translated from the coding sequence ATGAGGAGCGGGGTCTCAGGGGATATCCTCGATAGGATCGTGGAGGAGCGGCGGAGGCGTGTGGCGGAGGAGGGGCCTGCCCAGGGGGTTCGCATTCCTGCGTGGAGGGAGGTGCCGCTGGTGCCCCTCGTGCAGGAGCCCTGTGTGATTGCGGAGTTCAAGCGCCGTTCCCCCTCCCGCGGGGCGATCTGCGACGAGGCGGATCCCGTGGTCCAGGTGGGTGCCTACGTGGCGCAGGGGGTGCGGGCGGTCTCGGTGCTCACCGAGGAGGCGTATTTCGGTGGGTCGCTCGCTGATCTCATGCGGGTGAAGGAGCGGTTCCCGCATCTTGCAGTGCTCCGGAAAGATTTTCTCCTCTCGGAGGAGGATGTGGAGGTCTCCTATCGGGCCGGGGCGGATGCGGTGTTGCTCATCGCCCGCGTGTTGCCGCAGGATCGTCTCGGGAGGATGCTCGATCTGACGGGGAGGTGTGGGATGACGGCCCTGGTGGAGGTGCACACGCCTGAGGATGTGGAGAAGGTGCGGAGGTTCGAGCCGCCGTTGGTGGGGATCAATGCACGGGATCTCGCGACGTTCAGGGTGGATCTCCTTCATCCCGTGAGGCTGCGGGGCCTCGTGGACTGGGATGCGAGGGTGGTCTTCGAGTCGGGGCTTTGGACGAGGGCGCATGGGTATGTGGCGGGGAGCAGCGGGGCGTGGGGGGTGCTGGTGGGAGAGGCGGTGATGCGAGAGCAGGGGAGGGTGCGGGAGATCATGGAGGGGCTTGCCGCCGGTAAGCGGGATTGGGTGCGGGGGAGGCGGTTCTGGAGCGGGCTCCCAGCCGGGAGGACGCTCGTGAAGGTGTGCGGCCTCACGCGTGAGGAGGATGTGGCGTTGGCGGATAGGCTGGGGGCCGATCTTCTGGGCTTCATCCTCGCCCCCTCTCCCCGGCAGGTGGATCGCTCGTTCCTCGAGCGGATAGGGCCGGTGCGGGCGAGGAGGGTGGGGGTGGTGGTCGGAGAGCAGGGGGGTGGGCTGGAGGAGGCGGTGCGTTTGGTGGAGGAAGGTCTCCTGGACGGGATCCAGTGCCACGGTGAGGAGGATCCGGAGGTGGTGGGATCGCTGTGTGTGCCGTGGTACAAGGCGGTGCGGGTGAGGGAGCGGGGGGATCTGGAGGGGGGGGAGCGCTACGGGGCGGTGCGGGTGCTGCTGGATGCGCGGGTCGAGGGGGTGTGTGGGGGCACGGGGGTGCGGGTGCCGGAGGAGGTGGTGGAGGAGGCGGCGAGGAGGGGGCCGGTGTGGCTGGCGGGGGGGCTAGGGCCGGGGAATGTGGGGGAGGTGGTGCGGCGGTTCAGGCCTGAACTGGTGGATGCCTCCTCCGGGCTCGAGGCGGCGCCGGGGGTGAAGGACAGGGAGAAGCTCGAACGATTCTTCAGGGAGATCCGCGATGCAGAAGGTGTATAA
- the glmS gene encoding glutamine--fructose-6-phosphate transaminase (isomerizing), with amino-acid sequence MCGIIGYCGPKPTARVLLEGLKRLEYRGYDSAGIATVRDGALTVIKRAGKIKDLEGIVPQDLDGEYGIGHTRWATHGGVTDTNAHPHVSQNGKIAVVHNGIIENFQSLKETLEERGYRFVSETDSEVLAHLIEDFYEGSLEEAVKRALSLVKGTYGLLCVHADEPQVIVGARNGSPLVLGVGEHEMFLASDVSALLGHTRQVVYLEDNEVVRVTPEEFLTTDLRNTVIDKKVELITWELEEIEKGPYQHYMLKEIFEQPESIKRAMQGRIDEEYATAHLGGLNMTSRELLEVEQVVIIGAGTSYYAGMLGAYVIEQLARIPSVAELSSEIRYRNPVVRKNTLYFAVSQSGETADTLYALRELKRKGARILGICNVVGSSIPRESDGGVYIHSGPEIAVASTKAFTSQVTAFYLFALLMARMRHLSYEEGLLFIRALREVPERLREVLEKAPEIKALARKYAWAKNFLFLGRGLNYPVALEGALKLKEVSYIHAEGYSAAEIKHGPIALINPETPSVFLVPHDELREKVLSNMKEVKSRGGKVVALCTEGDPDVREIADDVIEIPAVYRYMYPYLMVVPLQLFAYYMALELGRDVDQPRNLAKSVTVE; translated from the coding sequence ATGTGTGGAATCATCGGCTATTGTGGTCCAAAACCCACCGCTCGGGTCCTGCTCGAGGGGCTCAAACGACTCGAGTATCGGGGCTATGACTCCGCGGGGATCGCCACCGTGCGGGACGGCGCGCTCACGGTGATCAAACGGGCGGGCAAGATCAAGGACCTCGAGGGGATCGTCCCGCAGGATCTCGACGGCGAGTATGGGATAGGGCATACCAGGTGGGCCACGCACGGGGGGGTCACCGACACCAATGCCCATCCGCATGTTTCCCAAAACGGAAAGATCGCCGTGGTCCACAACGGGATCATCGAGAACTTCCAGTCGCTCAAGGAGACCCTGGAGGAGCGAGGATATCGGTTCGTATCCGAGACCGATTCCGAGGTGCTCGCCCACCTCATCGAGGATTTCTATGAGGGATCGCTCGAAGAGGCGGTGAAACGCGCCCTCTCCCTGGTGAAGGGTACGTACGGTCTCCTGTGTGTGCACGCGGACGAGCCTCAGGTGATCGTCGGTGCGCGGAACGGCTCCCCTCTCGTGTTGGGAGTGGGGGAACACGAGATGTTCCTCGCCTCCGATGTCTCCGCCCTCCTGGGGCATACCCGACAGGTGGTCTACCTGGAGGACAACGAGGTGGTGAGGGTCACCCCTGAGGAGTTCCTCACCACGGACCTGAGGAACACCGTCATCGACAAGAAGGTAGAACTCATCACGTGGGAGCTGGAGGAAATAGAGAAGGGACCCTACCAGCACTACATGCTCAAGGAGATTTTCGAACAGCCTGAGTCGATCAAGCGTGCCATGCAGGGGAGGATCGACGAGGAGTATGCCACCGCCCACCTGGGAGGGCTCAACATGACCAGTCGCGAGCTCCTCGAGGTGGAGCAGGTGGTGATCATCGGTGCAGGCACCTCCTACTACGCAGGAATGCTCGGGGCGTATGTGATCGAGCAGCTCGCGAGGATCCCTTCGGTGGCGGAGCTCTCTTCCGAGATCCGCTATCGAAATCCAGTGGTGAGGAAGAACACCCTCTATTTCGCGGTCTCGCAGTCGGGTGAGACGGCTGACACCCTCTACGCCCTTCGAGAGCTCAAGCGGAAGGGGGCCCGCATCCTCGGGATCTGCAACGTGGTGGGCTCCTCCATCCCCAGGGAGTCCGACGGCGGGGTCTACATCCACTCGGGACCGGAGATCGCGGTGGCATCCACCAAGGCCTTCACTTCGCAGGTGACGGCCTTCTACCTCTTCGCGCTCCTCATGGCGAGGATGCGCCATCTCTCCTACGAGGAGGGCCTCCTGTTCATACGGGCTCTCCGCGAGGTTCCGGAAAGACTGCGGGAGGTGCTCGAGAAGGCTCCGGAGATCAAGGCCCTTGCCCGGAAGTACGCATGGGCGAAGAACTTCCTCTTCCTCGGAAGAGGTCTCAACTATCCGGTGGCCCTCGAGGGGGCGCTCAAGCTCAAGGAGGTCTCGTACATCCACGCCGAGGGCTACAGTGCGGCGGAGATCAAGCATGGCCCCATCGCGCTCATCAATCCCGAGACGCCGAGCGTGTTTCTGGTGCCCCATGATGAGCTACGTGAGAAGGTCCTGAGCAACATGAAGGAGGTCAAGTCACGAGGGGGGAAGGTGGTCGCCCTGTGCACCGAGGGAGATCCGGACGTGAGGGAGATCGCCGATGATGTGATCGAGATTCCGGCGGTCTACCGGTACATGTATCCCTACCTCATGGTGGTTCCTCTCCAGCTCTTCGCCTACTACATGGCCCTCGAACTGGGACGCGATGTGGATCAGCCGCGGAACCTCGCGAAGAGCGTCACGGTGGAATGA
- a CDS encoding Crp/Fnr family transcriptional regulator, translating into MAGNPLVEKYGQLFPAGRIIFKEGDPGDKMYIIQEGKVRISKQVGGKDHTLAILEKGDFFGEMALVMRSPRTATATAVTDVLALGFTREGFQSMVEKNARIALAIIDKLCRRLNQTNLQLQYLVRRNLKNLILLDLYFVFKGTQGLVRTVPYNQTVHEIALNKEVDAAEVERAIQDLIARGILERSGNDLVLMDMDGLKAMVDGAER; encoded by the coding sequence ATGGCAGGAAACCCCCTCGTGGAGAAGTACGGACAGCTGTTTCCCGCGGGTAGGATCATCTTCAAGGAAGGAGATCCCGGCGATAAGATGTACATCATCCAGGAAGGCAAGGTACGGATCTCGAAGCAAGTGGGAGGGAAGGACCATACGCTCGCGATACTCGAGAAAGGGGACTTTTTCGGAGAGATGGCCCTGGTGATGAGATCGCCTCGCACCGCCACGGCCACGGCGGTCACCGATGTGCTCGCCCTGGGTTTCACCCGCGAGGGGTTTCAGAGCATGGTGGAGAAGAACGCGCGTATCGCCCTCGCCATCATCGACAAGCTCTGCCGCAGGCTCAATCAGACCAACCTCCAGCTCCAGTATCTGGTCCGACGCAACCTCAAGAACCTCATCCTCCTGGATCTCTACTTCGTCTTCAAGGGGACGCAGGGGCTCGTCCGGACCGTCCCCTACAACCAGACCGTGCACGAGATCGCCCTCAACAAGGAAGTGGATGCGGCTGAGGTGGAGCGCGCGATACAGGATCTCATCGCGCGGGGGATCCTGGAACGATCGGGGAACGACCTCGTGCTCATGGACATGGACGGCCTCAAGGCCATGGTCGACGGGGCCGAAAGATAA
- a CDS encoding vWA domain-containing protein — MKGSGVLACLLLSVGALGGLDLSLSSDDLLVEQALEGGYHLWIRKKPDIASVLLTESTEDPARKVASYAFRTTVYNPVNGDERRILDGEFLDTSRGYHLVDSTPESHPVFGEAFHIFIPYVVIYGYPWSRSGELLVVDGTYLNVRTFEKRYADYTGAFQDNPFILRVIQKPFEGPPEENYMPAAVESFRKLAEESRTPLLYSTGQEDVLKRIEEVLSEREGDTLDLVVVLDTTQSMEDDIPYVKRELGPLVRRVCAPYRSVRIGVVLYKDYMEEYLNKVIPFERDMGEFQRLVQGIRVSGGRDLPEAVHEALYAALVRFDWQAEDRKIILVGDAPPHPRPRGAVTEEMVRREAERKKVRIYPVLLPQ, encoded by the coding sequence ATGAAAGGCAGTGGTGTCTTGGCGTGTCTCCTCCTCTCCGTCGGCGCGCTCGGAGGACTCGATCTCTCTCTTTCCTCGGACGACCTTCTCGTCGAACAGGCCCTGGAGGGGGGGTATCACCTCTGGATCAGGAAGAAACCGGACATCGCCTCGGTCCTGCTCACGGAGTCCACGGAGGACCCAGCGAGAAAGGTGGCATCCTACGCCTTCCGCACCACGGTGTACAATCCCGTGAACGGGGACGAGCGGCGGATCCTCGACGGTGAGTTCCTCGATACCTCGAGGGGCTACCACCTGGTGGATTCAACCCCGGAATCCCACCCTGTCTTTGGCGAGGCCTTTCACATCTTTATCCCGTACGTGGTGATCTACGGCTATCCATGGTCGCGTTCGGGTGAGCTCCTCGTGGTGGACGGGACCTACCTCAATGTGCGCACCTTCGAGAAGCGCTATGCCGACTACACCGGGGCCTTCCAGGACAATCCCTTCATCCTCAGGGTGATACAGAAGCCGTTCGAGGGCCCCCCTGAGGAGAACTACATGCCCGCGGCCGTGGAGAGTTTCAGGAAGCTCGCCGAGGAGAGCCGGACTCCCCTCCTCTATTCCACGGGACAGGAGGATGTGCTCAAGAGGATAGAGGAGGTGCTCTCGGAGAGGGAGGGGGACACCCTCGACCTGGTGGTCGTGCTCGATACCACACAGAGCATGGAAGACGATATTCCATACGTGAAACGGGAGCTCGGGCCGCTCGTCCGACGTGTGTGTGCCCCCTACCGGAGCGTGAGGATAGGTGTGGTGCTCTACAAGGATTACATGGAGGAATATCTCAACAAGGTGATACCGTTCGAGAGGGATATGGGGGAGTTCCAGCGCCTCGTCCAGGGCATAAGGGTCTCAGGCGGGCGGGATCTCCCCGAGGCGGTCCATGAGGCCTTGTATGCGGCCCTCGTCCGATTCGACTGGCAGGCCGAGGACAGGAAGATCATACTGGTGGGAGACGCACCTCCTCATCCCAGACCCCGTGGGGCGGTCACCGAGGAGATGGTACGCCGGGAGGCGGAGAGGAAGAAGGTGCGGATCTACCCCGTGCTCCTCCCCCAGTAG
- the trxA gene encoding thioredoxin produces the protein MSLHVKTADFEKEVLQADIPVLVDFWAEWCMPCRMVSPILDELAEEYAGKLKVVKVNVDEEPDLASRFGIVSIPTILLFKNGQVAAQQIGAAPRQVFEQMIQPHLG, from the coding sequence ATGTCGCTTCATGTGAAGACAGCCGACTTTGAAAAGGAAGTCTTGCAGGCCGATATCCCCGTGCTGGTGGACTTCTGGGCGGAGTGGTGCATGCCGTGCCGGATGGTCTCGCCCATCCTCGACGAGCTTGCCGAGGAGTATGCTGGGAAACTCAAAGTGGTGAAGGTGAACGTGGACGAGGAGCCGGACCTTGCGAGCAGGTTCGGCATCGTGAGTATTCCCACCATCCTTCTCTTCAAGAATGGTCAGGTGGCAGCCCAGCAGATAGGGGCCGCTCCCCGCCAGGTCTTCGAGCAGATGATCCAGCCCCATCTCGGCTAG
- the trpB gene encoding tryptophan synthase subunit beta has product MQKVYNDFFGTFGGRYVAEVLRCPLDELEQAFLEAMADPSFHAELAEAQRHFVGRPTPLMYAENATRALGGSRIYIKLEGLANTGAHKINNALGQALLAKRMGKRRIIAETGAGQHGVATASVCARLGLECTVYMGEVDMARQRPNVYLMELFGAKVVPVRSGSRTLKDAVNEALRDWAASWEDTHYLLGSALGPSPFPDMVREFQSVVGREVVEQIREQVGEEVEALVACVGGGSNAIGFFAPFIEADRPKLIGVEAGGRGNGPGEHAARMSGAGVEGVVHGYKSLFLLDEDGQVLPTHSISAGLDYPGIGPQLAYLGRIGRIRFTTASDAEALEALKFFARHEGVVFALESAHAGAVAMKMAREGSPDKAIIVNMSGRGDKDIFITAKAIDGEKWREFLLREASS; this is encoded by the coding sequence ATGCAGAAGGTGTATAACGACTTTTTCGGGACGTTCGGAGGCAGGTATGTGGCGGAGGTCCTCAGGTGCCCCCTCGACGAGCTGGAACAGGCGTTTCTGGAGGCTATGGCTGATCCTTCCTTCCATGCAGAACTCGCCGAGGCCCAGCGCCATTTTGTGGGACGTCCCACGCCTCTCATGTATGCGGAGAATGCCACCAGGGCGCTGGGGGGGAGCAGGATCTACATAAAGCTCGAAGGCCTGGCCAACACAGGGGCCCACAAGATCAACAACGCCCTCGGGCAGGCCCTGCTCGCGAAGCGGATGGGGAAGCGCAGGATCATCGCAGAGACCGGGGCCGGGCAGCACGGGGTTGCGACGGCGAGCGTGTGCGCGAGACTGGGGCTTGAGTGTACGGTGTACATGGGCGAGGTGGACATGGCGAGACAGCGGCCCAATGTCTACCTCATGGAGCTCTTCGGCGCAAAGGTGGTGCCGGTGCGCAGCGGGTCTCGCACCCTCAAGGATGCGGTGAACGAGGCCCTGCGCGACTGGGCCGCCTCCTGGGAGGACACCCACTACCTGCTCGGTTCGGCCCTGGGGCCGAGTCCCTTCCCCGACATGGTGCGTGAGTTCCAGTCGGTGGTGGGAAGGGAGGTGGTGGAGCAGATCCGGGAGCAGGTGGGTGAGGAGGTGGAGGCCCTCGTGGCATGCGTGGGGGGAGGGTCGAACGCCATCGGGTTCTTCGCCCCGTTCATCGAGGCCGACCGGCCGAAACTCATAGGGGTGGAAGCCGGGGGGAGGGGGAACGGTCCGGGGGAGCATGCCGCCCGGATGAGCGGGGCAGGGGTGGAGGGGGTGGTCCACGGCTACAAGAGCCTCTTCCTCCTCGATGAGGACGGGCAGGTGCTCCCTACCCACTCGATCTCGGCCGGGCTCGACTACCCCGGCATAGGTCCCCAACTCGCCTACCTCGGGAGGATTGGGCGGATCAGGTTCACCACGGCCTCGGACGCGGAGGCCCTCGAGGCCCTGAAGTTCTTCGCCCGGCACGAAGGGGTGGTCTTCGCCCTCGAGAGCGCACATGCAGGGGCGGTGGCCATGAAGATGGCGAGGGAGGGCTCTCCCGACAAGGCGATCATCGTGAACATGTCCGGGAGGGGGGACAAGGACATCTTTATCACCGCCAAGGCGATCGACGGGGAGAAGTGGCGGGAATTCCTGCTGAGAGAGGCTTCCTCATGA